The genomic interval atatatttttacctcatttcacttaaatactgtaaatgtgtatattttgtattttcatttcatttttcatttcacctcatttcacttaaatactgtaaatgtgtatattttgtattttgtatttcttatttttatattttgtacaaacttttagttctaaattatgcaactttctactcttgaatgggagcaccggtactgtacaatttccccccggggatcaataaagtatttctgattctgattctgattctgatatactGTAGGTCAACATGATTGTAAAGTAAGAAATGTTGCTCCACTTCACTACCTCCTGCTAATTCTGTTTCTTCTTGTGTTGTTGGTAGATGAGTTTTTTTGTCATCCTTTCCTGGAGGCCAGCTCATCCATGAAAAAGAGTAAGTAAGAATAAACAACACACTTCTTAATGGAGCTTGGTTTGGTAATTGTCTGTAATACATAAGTACCGAACTAAATCTGTACACTTGTCTTGCACCTATAATGTCTCGCACTTTGAGTTCACAACGCATAGGTAAATAAACATTccacattttcttaaaacaataaGACCAAAATAAAACGTAACCCTCAAAAAAATGCAAGATTGTCATGTCATGCCAAAACCTTCCAAATTATACTTTTATTCCATCTAGCAGCAGAGCCAGCCTCGTAGTATTTCTTGTCAGCAAAACACCACAGAGTTATGACATGAAAGGTGCCCTATGGACTGTAACAGACAaggtttctgtttacattctgcGTTTCTCACCAAactgcattgtgtgtatccttgagtTGTCTAACGAATGTGTTGCATTTTGTCACAGCAACTCCTACTGTGTCCATGACCTGCTTCCCAAGCTCTGCGTCAGCCAGCTCTTGTAGCAGCTCTTCCACCTCTCACCTTGCCTCACCACcggtttgtgtttcttctttctatattgtttacttgtttctctgtctgcacCTGAGTAATGAGGCTGTGTTTTTATGCGTAGTCATAGAAGTCAACCCCTAAGTGGCCTTCCCTCACTATTTGctcttttattatttcttttgtgctttctttctttgtttatctgctactttctgtctccctgtgtctgCAGCAGTCTCTTGCTGAGGTTCAACATTTGCGTGCCAAAGCTCTGGCCTCCCCTACCCAGGAGGCCGCTGGTTTTCTCCTCAAGGACTCGTCGGGAGGGGGCGGCAGCAGCAAgaactcctcctcctgtgaCACAGATGACTTTGTCATGGTGCCTGCTCACTTCACCAGTAAGAAAACTTTTTTCATGGGATCCCAGCCTAAATGTCAAATGCAGCTGTGCATAGTCCTAGCCTTGGCTCTGGATTTATGGAATCAGtatttatatcttttatttatttattcagctttCATGTGGCATTTACAGCATTTCATATGCTGGAGCTCTACTCTGTCTAACTCTGTCAttcttttcagtctttgttcttgtttaatattatttaatgtttattgttCATGTAATTGAATGTAATTAATACAACACTTTCACTCTTCTTTGATTTTGCTGTTCTTTTGATCTTCCTGGTTTTCCAGCAGCTGAGCTGACATGTGAGAGCAAAGTGCTGCCGGACAGCCTGATGAACAGCGGGTAAGAAGCAAGGATTGGGTATTCATAGATTGCCGTTGCCTGTATTACACTAATGCCATGTTAGTAGTGTGACAGTGTTACagaatacagtatgttattatttacagtaaaactcAGAACATATGCTGTAttccttttcaaaatggcacCTTTAATAAAGTCTCCGTCTCCTCTTTAATCAGCTCTCTTCTGGCTTCTGCTGGTCTGTGTAGCCAAGCCAAAACGCCACCACACTCACCTTCCTACAGTGGGTCTCCAAGTCCTGTCAGGTAACTGCACAAAGCTGAATGTTTGGTGGTAGTGATACATGTGGTGCTGTGTAGCTTAGAGGGCAAGACACTGTAAGATTAatggtagaagaagaagaagcagcaatGGCCAAAGTGAAGTCCCTGATATCTGctaaattaattcatttaatgcTCGAGAGTGTAATTTAAGGAACACAATTATATAAAATGACTTCTATTaatgtgctgtgtatgtgtgaatcaTGTTACTCTTTTGAGTTCTTTGAGTGGAATTGCATGTTGAGAACTCAATAGCCACAATGTTCATGTAAGTGtatatgtcagtgtttcatCTGGATAAacagattatattatatattagaaATTCTTCTAAACGCTTAAATACTAGTATCAGgtaagttaaataaataattaaacataGCCTTTAATTAACCTCAGTTCATGTCATGTTATCCTTAAACacaatgtaatgtttgttttcacattacaaACATTGTACAAGTTTGGCAGGATGGTCAGTAACCGAATATCTCTTTCCGGAATATTTGGTGTTCCTGTTGAAAGTGTTAAacttgttcacacacacgctAACCCTCTCCTCCCTTGTATAACAGTTTTTCCTCGGcactctctgtttttctcactgATGGTGGCAGGCCCAGCGAGTTCTCGGGAGGTAACTATGGTTGTAACTATGGAAACCATGGTCAGTCATTGCCTATCCCAGTCCCCACTCAGCTCCAGAACTACCAGCGCATGGAGCAGAACCTCCATTCCACCAAACAGGATGGCTCACCACGGTCTgtatccacaaacacacacacataacacacttaCATTGACTGCAGTGACTCATggacttattttatttttattatattattaggcTGTCGACACCAGTGCGTCGATGCAGCAGTGGAAGCTCGTTGGGCTTTGCTCGGACCGGGCCCTCACCACCCTACGGGCAGGGAGCAGTCACCACCAACCGTAGGCTCTCCCTGGGAGGGGCCAGACCTTTCCAGCTCTCCCCTCAAGGTAGCTCAGAGGCTAGTTTTCACTTTGTAAACCTCTTTCACAGATGCAGATCACAGCTTTCTCTTTAGTGTATCTACATCTTTAGTGAAAATGTGGACAATGTTAGCAGGATCGGTGACCAGTTTGGAGCTAACTGCTTGTGCAAAAGGTGCAATGTTGACACAGTTGACatgagttgtgagcagttcaaccaaagagggATTTTTCTATCTCAGatatttcatttgaaggatttttagaggcctgaagagctaaaaaagctaaaaaaaaaaaaatttgagaaaagtaagaaaaaataaacttgGGGCATCCCAACCACTGGATTAGTTTATTAAAAGATTGATCAATTAATCCTTTAAGTCAAATACTCAGCAGTCTCTGGACTGAGCTTCTCATATATGATGAACTATTGCTTTACTATTACTTTAAGAAATTTGAAGACATGattttgggctctgggaacttttCGCTTTAGAGACTAAATGGTAAATTTATTAatcataaaataatcaaacagaGCAATTAATTACAAAGTAATTATTAGGTACAGCCCTAGAAAGGTGATTGGCTTGTTGTAAGTGGTATTGCCCTGAAAATTTAACtgcagacaaaaagagaaataatgtaGTGGTTAGCATTTGCCAATGTTTCAGTAGTTTTGAAAATTAGTGGTTGAGAAAATGAACCAGCCTCCTACGTACACCAACACTCTCCTTCTCACCACCAGTTGCTCTCTACTCCTCTGTGCCTCATGCTGCCACAGTCCCTCAGCTGTCCAGACATGCTCGCCAGCAGGGCAGCGGGGGAGTCAGGCGGGACTTGTCCATCTCTGCTATCTCTTAGTAGATTTGTTGTCTTGTCTGATATTTCAGTTTGCGATGCAACCTGCTGTCTAAAAGCAGAAATATTCTTCTTCTCACAGCTCCGCAGCACATTGAACCCCGGCCGACTTCTCATCAACGCCCACAGACAACGGGACTGGGCACGCGGCTCCACAGTGCCCCCTGTTTGTTGGAGTGTGCCAGTGGTGGTGGCAGGCAAAAGATCAGGAAGCAGCACTCGGACCCGGTGGTGGCCCCCTCGGCAGGCCTGATGACTGTTCGCCCTCTACACTCTTCCCCCAGGCTCAGTGAGCTGATGCAGCGTAGCCCCCTCCCCACCATCCTGGGGTCCCCTTCCAGGGTgagtctgctctgtgtgtgtgtttaattctGTTGAGATACACAGAAAAGACTACCAAGCAGTTTAAACAAACCTCTGgcacctctctcctctccctcttgtctctcctcAGACCATCCCCCCATTTGAATTCCCCAAGCCGCCCAGCTCTCCAAACCTTGTGACCTTCCTGACACAGCAGGGTTTGGTCATCGGCTCCCCTTGCAGCAGGACTGCCCCAATGGAGCCCAGAGACCCGGCACAACAATCCCCCACACAGGTCACCCAGCCTGCCCACTGCATCCACAGGCTGAATGATGATATCAAGGGCTTTGGAAGGTtagattgttgtttttgctgttgttttctatttgttatGCTTACCTCGCTGATGCTGCATATCCAGGAGGAACTGTTCTTCTGCAATGGCAAACTTCTCGGGtttaaaacaaactattttcGAGTTAGAGATGCATCTTCTTCCTTCTTAAACCATGCCTTTCTGGGtttaaatttttgtttttgaattccTTTCACCTTTATCACATATAGCGTGTTGTTTTGTTATATATGAAGCTTTTTTACGtcaaataaattacattacattgtatCTACATCTTCTCATGTATGGAGAAAAAATGGTCAAGACAGGGATTATGAACCTAATGGAGTTAAATATAGCGGGAAAAAGTaagtaaatgaatgaaggaaataGGCAGCtagtacaaatatatattaaacaaGGATGTTTGTGGAATTCATATCATGTGTCTTTTCCTCCAtgttctctgctctgtttctccttTCTCTGTGGTGCAGGTCTCAGAGCGCCGGCCGCCTGTCTGATATGCTGCTGGTGGCCGCGTTTGGACCAGGCGGACTTGTGGGTGACCGAGGCAGCACAGAGAACCTGACGTCTGAAAAAGCCATAGACATAACAGGTAGGCATTAACAAACATGTGTGTAGTTTGGGATTTCAGTGTATTGGATTAGTTACAGCaacaattcattttaaaataacaacagTTTCTAAAGTTTGTGATTCAGCTATCAGTATATTGCAAGAGAATAGAATGTCAAACATTACTATTCTAATTCTactattttaattttgtaattCACAGGGAGAGCTTGTATTGAAATATTTGGTGTTtattggaaaatgaaaatggtcaATGATATATACAGCCCCTATCTTCAGGGCTGCCCACCACCCTCTCCCATCGTCAATCATTGCTCTTTTCTGCCCTCTAGTGCCCCCCGGTGGTGGGGGAGGCCTTGCACCTGGTTCCAGCAGCCCAGCACAGGTGGTCTTCACTGTGGGCTCTCCTCCCAGTGGCAGCACCCCTCCTCATACCTCCAGACAGAGGAAATACTCAGGTAGCACATTAATTATCAAGTCATTTGTCTCCACATCCCTTCTGCAGCGAAAGGGAATCAAATTCCACTTACACAGCAGCCTCAGTATTATGCTCTGCACATCATACAACACAGAGCACTGGGGGGGGCTATTACTTTCATTTTCCATGATGTGGAAACTTAATTAAATGTCATGGAGGTAAGCATTAAAGGTTGATTTACTGGCCAAGATTCAAATTAAGCCAAACTGTGCAAAGGTGTAGTTACATTAAGGGAGTAATAACCCAAATGACTGGTTTTCCGAACACGCAGTTTTCCAATGGGTAATTTGGAATTAATGGTTGCATAGTTAGAAAGCAACCCACTAACTGTTCTCTCAGTGAGTTGTACTGCAATGGAAATGCATGGCAtttgataaaaacatatttatgtattaaataaatattagatatttctttttctgattCCTGCAGGCTCCTTCACTTCAATCAGCCCTGCAGGCTCCTTCACAAGCCGCCATCCCCAGATAGGCACCTATCTGGATGGCTTTGAGGCTCCTTCTAGTCCACGCTACAGTTTCACTGATCCTATCGCAGCCAACATGGGCGGCCATCATGTAACCTTTGAGGCTCCTGAGCTGCCCGAGGAGACGCTGATGGAGGTGAGAAGCAGGTTTTATACACAGCTCTGGAAAGTGGAGAAAAGGAGTCATCCCTTGGATCCTATTTATTCTCTGGATGTGTGCAGTGACTTCTTTGTTGTCTACATCAGTCAGGGGTTCGTtctcacaaaatgttgaaatgaagaATCCCTCAAGAGAATGTAGACTGCGAGAAACATAGAAAAAGAGAGCATAGTGTGGTTGAAGTGTCTTTAGCTCAAGTCATCCTGGCAAAATAGCCTAAGGTGGAATCTGAGAGTGGAATAATGAAATGACCTGTCTCCTGTTAATGCTTGTGTTCTTTGAAATCACATGTGggtgttttctgtttaaaattCTAACACTAAAccacctccttttctttctctgtctgtctttcttcctgcctctgtCGGAGTGCAGCAGGAGCATACAGACACTGTGCAAAGCCTGCGTTTCACGTTGGATTTCGCCCGCTGTCTGATGGAGGTGGCTGGAGCCCGCGGGGCCGCGGTGATGGgggagctggtggagctggGGGACAtttctcatccctccctccttcagcagcagagcctgGTAGCAGATCAGATAAGCTCACTGAGCCGAGAGTGGAGGTAAAGCTGAATCAGCAACAGAGTCTTTGTTGATGACGATGATACAGTTTATCCAGCCTGTGCACCATGTttggtgaaaaatgtcaaaatcaccTGAGGGACAATTTTTTGAATTGGGTGAATTAGCAATAAGATCCTTCAAGTCAGACTTTCTGATGTTGCAATTAGCAGGTTTTTAGAGCCCACTCAGGAGtactgactgaaatatgtcaacatttCTGCTGCTATAACACAAGcttgaatgcatttttgcaccAGAGCCAAAGACACGCTGACATAGatacaataaaagaaataaataaggtGGGTTTTAGAGTTGGAGTGCAGAGAGAAATGGCATTTgggaaaacaaactgcagacgAGTTTGATAATGGGAAGCATTATGAAAGACTTTGGTCAGAGATAGTGTCTGCACCCTACATTACACAATCCATACATCTCCTATACAAATCTATTATACAGATGTTTCACTAACTTTCAAACAATTGAATTGTTTGTTGtaatactttgtgtgtgtgttattctctCCTCAGTCATGCAGAACAGCTGGTTCTCTACCTTAAGACTGCAGAACTCTTGTCCACTGCCTTACACACAGCCATGGAGCGAGTTAAACAGGGCAAACTCTACCCATCTGCTACAGTCAAACAAGGTATTTTGTAAGGGGGAGTTGGGGGAGGTGTCTAATATGTacattaaaactaaatataccattttgattttaacagAATGCACAATGATTGTCTTATTAAATAGtaatattaaattacattttttttcaaatgttctgtCCATATACAGTCGTGAGGAGGCTGAATGAGCTGTACAAGTCCAGTGTGGCATCCTGTCGCTCACTCAGCACCCGTCTGGAACGCTTCTTTTCCAGGAAGCACCGTCTAATGGACCAAATCACCTCCATCACAGCTGAGCGGCTGCTTTTCAGCCACACCGTGCAGATGGTAAGCCCAGCGGAAATGTTAGACTGTTGGGAAgcagagaaggagatgagggTTATTGACCAGCAGTAGATAATTAGCCCTAGCGTTTGTTACCAACTTAAGTGCATGTATGGTGAAAACATCCCTCCTACctctcttcttgtctctctctaCACTTAGGCGCCAAGCATTTGCTCTCAAATGATTGCTTCATGGTCAAAGGAATATTGTAATGCCACtatgtatatgtttgtgctTGTATATTTGCTAGAATAACACACAAAGCAAGGGGGAAAAGTTGACAGCATGACTTCGAGTGTCATTTTCACAGAACTGCATTGCATATCTCATCAGCATTATATTGCTATTTTAATCAAGACTAAAATCAAACATGTATTAACTTGAGCCTCCTGGTGTCGTCTCAGGTTCAGGCTGCTGCGCTGGACGAGATGTTCCACCAAGGGGAAGCATCGGCCCTGCGCTACCATAAAGCTCTCCTGTTGATGGAGGgcctgtctctgctgctcaccGAACAGGAGGACATCCTCAGTGTTAGCAAATGTGAGTATGTTTGCCAGCTAATCTCACAAAAAGAAGGGATGTCTCCACTCAGCACCAGAACCTACCGTAGTTTGGCGTGCAATGTTCCTGCAGCTAAAAAGCACCTTTTATGattatatttgaaaaacaatttaCTATTTCTTAATTCGGAATGTTCGATCTACACAGTAATGTTAATGAGCTAATGCATGCCCCATGTCTTTGGAATGGAAACAATAGCACCTAGAGGAAACTGGACACGACTTGTCATGCTTTCCcacacactttttctctttgtctttctcttcgTGACTGCAGGTAAGGAGTGCATTGAACGCCGCCTCACAGCTTTGCAgtcaggactctgtgtgtgagagtcctATGCGGCCTCTTAGAGTGTGGATATGATGTCAGTCATTTGCACCCTGCACATTTCCACGGAATCCGATCTCCACCCATATCTCATGGTTTTCACTCAGAAatcctttcattttcacaagAAAACCACAAGACTTCAGTTTTCACCGAACCTGCAGGGGTTTGTGTTCTCATCTCAAGATTTGGATAGAGGCAGTGACTTCCCCCA from Enoplosus armatus isolate fEnoArm2 chromosome 18, fEnoArm2.hap1, whole genome shotgun sequence carries:
- the ulk1b gene encoding serine/threonine-protein kinase ULK1 — translated: METVGKFEFSRKDLIGHGAFAVVFKGRHREKHDWEVAVKCINKKNLAKSQTLLGKEIKILKELKHENIVALLDFQETASSVYLVMEYCNGGDLADYLHSKGTLSEDTIRVFLQQIAGAMRVLQSKGIIHRDLKPQNILLSYPPGRKSHSNNTCIKIADFGFARYLQNNMMAATLCGSPMYMAPEVIMSQNYDAKADLWSIGTIVFQCLTGKAPFQASSPQDLRLFYEKHKTLSPNIPRETSSHLRHLLLGLLQRNHKDRMDFDEFFCHPFLEASSSMKKTTPTVSMTCFPSSASASSCSSSSTSHLASPPQSLAEVQHLRAKALASPTQEAAGFLLKDSSGGGGSSKNSSSCDTDDFVMVPAHFTTAELTCESKVLPDSLMNSGSLLASAGLCSQAKTPPHSPSYSGSPSPVRPSEFSGGNYGCNYGNHGQSLPIPVPTQLQNYQRMEQNLHSTKQDGSPRLSTPVRRCSSGSSLGFARTGPSPPYGQGAVTTNRRLSLGGARPFQLSPQAPQHIEPRPTSHQRPQTTGLGTRLHSAPCLLECASGGGRQKIRKQHSDPVVAPSAGLMTVRPLHSSPRLSELMQRSPLPTILGSPSRTIPPFEFPKPPSSPNLVTFLTQQGLVIGSPCSRTAPMEPRDPAQQSPTQVTQPAHCIHRLNDDIKGFGRSQSAGRLSDMLLVAAFGPGGLVGDRGSTENLTSEKAIDITVPPGGGGGLAPGSSSPAQVVFTVGSPPSGSTPPHTSRQRKYSGSFTSISPAGSFTSRHPQIGTYLDGFEAPSSPRYSFTDPIAANMGGHHVTFEAPELPEETLMEQEHTDTVQSLRFTLDFARCLMEVAGARGAAVMGELVELGDISHPSLLQQQSLVADQISSLSREWSHAEQLVLYLKTAELLSTALHTAMERVKQGKLYPSATVKQVVRRLNELYKSSVASCRSLSTRLERFFSRKHRLMDQITSITAERLLFSHTVQMVQAAALDEMFHQGEASALRYHKALLLMEGLSLLLTEQEDILSVSKCKECIERRLTALQSGLCV